A region from the Chionomys nivalis chromosome 22, mChiNiv1.1, whole genome shotgun sequence genome encodes:
- the Dolk gene encoding dolichol kinase has protein sequence MTRQCPPPVPESGFPLSGLVLAEAAVVFAVVLSIHAVVWDRYSWCAVALAVQAFYVQYKWDRLLQQGNAVFQFRMSANSGLLPASMVMPLFGLVMKERCQTAGNPYFERFGIVVAATGMAVALFSSVLALGITRPVPTNTCAISGLAGGIIIYIMKHSLSVGEVIEVLEVLLIFVYLNMILLYLLPRCFTPGEALLVLGAISFVLNQLIKRSLTESQGDPVDFFLLVVVVGMVLMGVFFSTLFVFMDSGTWASSIFFHLMTCVLGLGVVLPWLHWLIRRNPLLWLLQFLFYTETRVYLLAYWSLLAAMACLVVLYQNTKRSSSESKKHRAPTITRKYFHFIVVATYIPGIVFDRPLLYVAATICLAVFIFLEYVRYFRIKPLGHTLRSLLSLFLDERDSGPLILTHIYLLLGMSLPIWLIPRPCAQKDSLGGARALVPYAGVLAVGVGDTVASIFGSTMGEIRWPGTKKTLEGTMTSIFAQIISVALILVFDSGVDLNYSYAWILGSISTVSLLEAYTTQIDNLLLPLYLLILLMA, from the coding sequence ATGACCCGACAGTGCCCTCCCCCAGTCCCGGAGTCTGGGTTTCCGCTGAGCGGGTTGGTCCTGGCGGAGGCTGCAGTGGTGTTCGCAGTGGTGCTGAGCATCCACGCTGTGGTGTGGGACCGATACTCGTGGTGCGCCGTGGCCCTCGCAGTGCAGGCCTTCTACGTCCAGTACAAGTGGGACCGGCTGCTCCAGCAGGGGAATGCCGTTTTCCAGTTCCGAATGTCCGCGAACAGTGGCTTACTGCCGGCCTCCATGGTCATGCCCTTGTTTGGGCTGGTCATGAAGGAGCGCTGCCAAACTGCGGGGAACCCGTACTTCGAGCGCTTCGGCATTGTGGTTGCAGCCACTGGCATGGCAGTGGCCCTCTTCTCCTCTGTGTTGGCCCTGGGCATCACTCGCCCTGTGCCCACCAATACTTGTGCCATCTCGGGTTTGGCCGGAGGCATTATCATTTATATTATGAAGCACTCCCTCAGTGTGGGCGAGGTGATCGAGGTCCTGGAAGTCCTGCTGATATTTGTTTATCTCAACATGATCCTGCTGTACCTGCTGCCCCGGTGCTTCACTCCTGGAGAGGCACTGCTGGTACTGGGTGCCATTAGCTTCGTCCTCAACCAACTCATCAAGCGCTCTCTGACTGAAAGCCAAGGGGACCCAGTGGACTTCTtcctgttggtggtggtggtagggatgGTGCTCATGGGTGTCTTCTTCAGCACCCTCTTTGTCTTCATGGACTCAGGCACTTGGGCCTCTTCCATCTTCTTCCACCTCATGACCTGTGTGCTAGGCCTTGGTGTGGTTCTGCCCTGGCTGCACTGGCTCATTCGCAGGAACCCTCTGCTTTGGCTTCTTCAGTTCCTCTTCTACACAGAAACTCGCGTCTACCTCCTAGCTTATTGGTCTTTGCTGGCCGCCATGGCCTGCCTGGTGGTGCTGTACCAGAATACCAAGCGATCATCTTCTGAGTCCAAGAAGCACAGGGCTCCTACCATTACCAGAAAGTATTTTCACTTCATTGTGGTAGCCACTTACATCCCAGGGATCGTCTTTGACCGGCCACTGCTGTATGTGGCCGCCACTATATGTCTGGCGGTCTTCATCTTCCTGGAGTATGTGCGCTATTTCCGAATCAAGCCCTTGGGTCACACTCTGCGGAGCCTTCTGTCCCTCTTCCTGGATGAACGAGACAGTGGACCCCTTATCCTAACACACATCTATCTGCTTCTGGGCATGTCTCTTCCCATTTGGCTGATTCCCAGACCCTGTGCACAGAAGGACAGCCTGGGAGGAGCAAGAGCCCTGGTCCCCTATGCTGGAGTCCTGGCTGTGGGTGTGGGTGATACTGTGGCCTCCATATTTGGCAGCACCATGGGAGAGATCCGCTGGCCTGGGACTAAGAAAACACTCGAGGGGACTATGACGTCTATATTCGCACAGATCATCTCTGTAGCTCTGATCTTAGTCTTTGACAGTGGAGTAGACCTGAACTACAGTTATGCTTGGATTTTGGGGTCCATCAGTACAGTGTCCCTCCTGGAAGCGTACACTACTCAGATAGACAATCTCCTTTTGCCTCTCTACCTACTGATCTTGCTGATGGCATAG